The Gemmatimonadales bacterium genome includes the window CGCCGGCGTGATTCTGCGCGGGCGTCTGCGCCGCCGCGCGCGCGGCCATCGGGCCCACACCCGCGGCGAGCGCGAGCGCGCACGCAAGCTTCCGAAACCCCATGATGCCGGCCAAGGTGCCACCGCGCCCCGCGCCCAGGACGTGCGGCCGCTCACATCGAGCGCGGTCCCTCATCGCTTTGCCTTGCGTTCGAGACCGGCCGCGCGGCGCAGCACGCTCACATATCCGCGGACCGTGTCCTCTGCCGGCTCGACATCGGGAAAGAGATCGCGCCAGAGCGCGTTCGAGAGCAGCGCGCCCACCAGCATCCCGGACGCTGGAAGGACATCGAGATCTGCGCGCACCTCGCCCTGCGACTTGAGCGTCTCGAGAAACCGCGCGAGCTGCCGGTATTCCTCGTTGGCGTCCTGGCAGAAGGTCGGCGCGATCTCGGGGCGCTCGACCGAATCGCCCATCAGGCGGCGGATGAGGTTTCGATGCTGGTAGAAGCGGTGGAAGGCGGCGAGCGCCCAACGCTCGAGCTCTCCGCTCGGGTCAGGCGCCGCCGAATCGAGCATCGGCCGGCTCCGCAGGTTGGCCGAGGAGAGCGCCTCGCGGATGAGCGCCTCCTTGGTGCCGAAGTGCCGAAAGAGCGTGACCTCGTTGACCTCGGCCTCCTGCGCGATGCGGCGGGTGGTGGTGCCGTGGTACCCCGCCTCCGCGAAAATGCGGGCGGTGACCTCGAGCAGTCGGTCATGGGTGTCTGCCATGCAAGCAAGTATCCACTTGCATCAGGCGCTGTCAACCTCGGGGCTGTCCTCCGCTCGGTAACGCTTGTTCGCCCGCGGGTGCCCGTCGGCGCCGATTCCCCCGATCATTGGCCGGCAGGCGGTTGCCAGAGTTCTACCTTGTTTCCCTCCGGATCGATGACCCAGGCAAACTTGCCGTACTCGGAATCGTCGATCTTCTCGAGCACGTTGCAACCCTCTTCGCGTAAGACTTTGACGAGGGCGTGGAGATCGTCAACCCGGTAATTGACCATGAACGGTGCAGTGCTGGGCGCAAACTGGTCGCTTTGCGCCGAAGCAATGGACCAGGCGGTTGTTCCGGCAACCGGCTTGCCTTCCCCATCGGTCCAGGTAAAGGCCGCGCCGCCCCAAGATTGGACATCGATTCCGAGGTGCCGCTTGTACCAAGCCTGGAGTGCCGGAGCGTCTTTGGCTTTGAAGAAGATGCCGCCAATGCCGGTGACTCGCTTCATAGGAGCTCCGAGGAGGGGTGGTCGGGCATCTCAATTGGCTCCAGCTTGAGGCGGCCAAGCTCCGCGTTGACGGCCGGAACGCCGCGATTCAGCTCAGCGGTGAATCGCGCGAGCCAACCATCCAGCTCGGCCGAGAGCTTCTCGAAGACCGCGTACGACTGCGCCGTCGGTTTCGCCTCCGTGCTCGCAACCACCCCGGCCAGTGCGGCGATCTCGTTGTTGAGCCGGATCGGATAGTTGAGCGGATCCTGCGAGCTTCGGTTCTTCACTTGGTAAAGCGCGGCTTCGATGGTGTCGAGCCGGGCGACGAACGGCCGCGCCACGCGTGCGAGCCCGGCGGCACTGCCCGTGGGCGCCCTGTGCTCCCGGTCTTCGAGCGCCGCGCGCACACGGCGAATGTTGCGCACCGCCTCGTTCGCCGCCGAGGTCCGGTCGCGGATCTTGATAAGGAGCGCGTACTGCTCGGCCAGATCGGCCGGCGTCGCGCTGGTGCGCGGGTCCTTGAGGACGGCAAACGTATCCGTGGACTGCGCACCCCCGACGCTCATGCGCACGCTGTACCGCCCGGGCGGCACGACTGGCCCGCGGAGCGTGCCCGCCCAGAAGACGAGGCTGTCGAAGCCCACCGCATCCGGCGCGCGCAGGTCCCACACGAATCGATTGAGCCCGGCCTTGTTCCCCACGCGGGGCGGACGCGGCGCCGTGGGCGGGCCCTCACCTTCCTCCGGCTCCTCGCCCTCCCGTCGGGCCAGCTCTTCGCCGCTCGCGCGCGAAACGCCGAGCCGCTCCAGGCTATCGACCCGCGATTCGAACGCGAGGCTGTCGGCGGCGGTGAGGCTGTCGGGATCGCTCGTGAAGCGCCGCACCAGCGCGCCGGCTGAATCGAAGAATTGAAGGGTGACGTGCTCCCGCGGCTTGGACAGCGAGTACCAGACAACCGCCCCGCTCGGCGGATTCGCTCCGCTGCCCGGTTCCGCGCGGCCCCACTGAATCCGGTAGGCGTCGCGCGGGCGATAAAGATGCGCCACGCCGCTCCCGGCCGCCCCTGAGTCCGTCGTGAATTGGCGGAGCATCGAGAGATCGTCGAGAATCCAGAACCCGCGCCCGTGGGTCGCCGCGACGAGATCGCCGCTCTTCACCGCGAGGTCGTGCACCGGCACCGGCGGCAGGTTCCGTTGGAGCGAGCGCCAGTGCGCGCCGCCGTCGAACGACACCATCACGCCGCGCTCGGTGCCCGCGTAGAGCAGATCGGCACGCGCGGGGTCCTCCCGCACCACGCGCACGAACGCGGGCGGCTCGAGACCGGCGTCGATGCGCCGCCAGGTGGCGCCATAGTCGTCGGTGCGCCAGCCGTAGGCGCGGAGATCGTCGAGCTGATACCGGTTGGCCGCCACGAACGCGGTGCCCGGCGCGTGCGGCGACGCCTCGATCATCGACACCCGCGTGAATGGCGCCATGTCCGTCGGCGTGACGTTGGTCCAGCTCCCGCCGCCATCGCGCGAGAGGTACACCAGCCCGTCGTCCGAGCCGGTCCACAGCACTCCGCGCGTCTTGGGCGACTCCGCGATCGTGAAGATCGTGCCGTAGTACTCCACGCTCGTCTGGTCCTTGGTGATCGGTCCACCCGAGGGCCCGAGCGTCTTGGGATCGTGCCGCGTGAGATCGGGGCTGATCACGTCCCAATGCTCGCCTTCATCGGTCGAGCGGAAGAGCACGTTGGCGCCGGCGTACAGCGTCTTCGGATCGTCGGGCGACACCAGGATCGGGTACGTCCATTGGAATCGGTAGCGGATGTCTGCCGCCGAGTGGCCCATCGGATTCCGCGGCCACGGATTTACGTCGCGCATGAGACCGGTGCGTGCGTCGCGCCGCGTGAGATACCCGCCGTAGCTTCCGGCGTACATGATATCCGGCTCATCGGGCCGGGTCACGACGTAGCCCGACTCGCCGCCGCCCGCGTCGTACCATTCGCCGATGCCGATGCCGTCCTCCGAGCGGCTGGGCCCGCACAGTGTCGTGTTGTCCTGCTGCGCGCCGCAGACTCGATAGGGAAAGTGCGTCGTGGTCGAGACGTGATAGAACTGGCCGGTCGCGTACGCCTGCGGCGTCCAGCCGTGCCCGCCGTCGCGCGAGACGGTGGCACCGCCGTCGTCGCCCTCGACCATCCGCATCGGGTCGTCCGGCGCGATCCACAGCGCGTGACTGTCACCGTGCGGCGCGCGCACGGCCTTGAACGTCCGCCCACCGTCGGTCGATCGCTGCATCCGCACGTTGTTCACGTAGACCGTATTGGTGTCGCGCGGGTCGGCGGTGATGCGGGTGTAGTACCAGGCGCGCTGGCGCAGCTTGCGCTCGGAGTTCACCCGCCGCCAGTGGTCGCCCGCGTCGTCCGACACGAACACGCCACCCGAGTCCGCCTCGACGATGGCCCACACGCGCGACGGCTTGGCCGGCGACACCGCGAGCCCGATGTTGCCGATGATGCCGCGCGGAAGACCCGGATTCCGCGTCAGCTCCTTCCACGTTGTGCCGCCGTCCGTCGATTTGAAAATCCCGCTTCCGGCACCCCCGCTCACCAGCTTCCACGGCATGCGGCCGGCCTGCCAGAACGCGGCGTAGAGCGTGGCGGGGTCGGAGGGATCGAAGGCGAGATCGATCGCTCCGGTCGAGTCGTTGCGGAAGAGAATCTTCTTCCAGGTGACGCCGCCGTCCGTGCTGCGGTAGATGCCGCGCTCCAAGTTCGGCGCCCACACGTGCCCGAGCGCCGCCACGTACACCACGTCCGGATTCTTGGGATGCACCAGCACCCGCGAGATCTGCCGCGTCTCGGCCAGGCCGAGATAGCGCCAGGTCTTGCCTCCGTCGTCGGTGCGGTAGACGCCGTCGCCGTGGGAGACGTTGCCGCGGATGTCGAACTCGCCGGTACCGACGTACACGATGTCCGGCTTCGATTCGCTCACCGCGACCGCGCCGATCGTCCCGCCGAAGTAGCCGTCGGACACCGCATGCCAATTGAGGCCGCCGTCGGTCGTCTTGAACACGCCGCCGCCCGTCGTGCCCATGTAGTACTCGTTGGGCCGCGCGGCCGATCCGGCCACGGCCACCGAGCGGCCGCCCCGGTACGGGCCGATCTCGCGCCAGGTGAGCGCCGCGAACGCGCCGGTATCGCTCGACGCTCGGGGGTCGAGCTTCGGCGCCTGCGCCACCGCCGTGGTCGCGAGCAGCCCGACGGCAGCGGCAATCGTTGCCGAGGTACGAGCAACCCGACCGATGTCACCCCGCATGCATGTCTCCCGGATCAAGGTTCAGCCGGATCTGTGGCCTCGAGCGCTTCCATTGCGGCGCCCGCGGCGGCCCAGCGTTCGAGCGCCGCATCGAGCGCCTGCCGTGCGCGCGCCAGCTCGGCCGAGAGCGCGCCGGCGCGCTCCCGCGCATCGGGCGCCGTGTAGTCGGCCGGCTCGTCAAGCCGCGCAGCCAGCTCGGCCACGCGCCCTTCCGCCGCGTGGGCCGCGGCTTCGGCCTCCGCCAGCTCGCGGCGCCCCGCGCGCAGGGAAGAGCGCCGTCCGCGGCGCTCCGCATCGGCCGCGCGGCGGCTCTCCTTGTCGCGCACGCGCCGCCGTGCCGCCAGATCGGGCGGAGCATGACGGCGCTCCCCCCGCGGCGCCCCGCTCTCCTCCCACTCGGCGAATCCACCGCCGAAGTCGGTGATGCGCCCCTCGGCGAGGCGCCAGACGCGCGTCGTCACCGCGCGCAGCAGTTCCCGGTCGTGGCTCACGAGTATGATGCTGCCGTCGTACGCCTCGATGGAGTCCTCCAGCGCCTCGATCGATTCGACGTCGAGATGATTGGTCGGCTCGTCGAGCAGAAGCAGGTGCGCGCTCTCGAGCATGAGCATCGCCAGCGCGAGCCGCGCACGCTCGCCGCCCGAGAGCGTCCCAGCCACGCGCAGCACCTCGTCGCCCGAGAAGCCGAACCGGCCGAGGTGGTCCTGTACGGCGCCGCGACCCCAGTGGGGGCGCAGTCCGGCGATGACGTCGTACAGCGTGAGCTCGGTCGGCACCTGGGTGAGATCCTGGCGATAGTACGCGACCGCGAGCGACGGCGGCACCCGCACCATGCCCGCCTCCGGCTGTCGCTCGCCCGCGATCGCGTGCAGCAGCGTCGACTTGCCGGCGCCGTTCGGACCGATGAGGCCCACCACTTCGCCGCGGCGTATCGTGGCGGTGAAATCCTCGAGCAGCGTGCGCCCGGCCGCCTCGAGCCGCAGACGCTCGGCCACGAGCACCTGATCTCCGCCGCGGCCGGGCGTCGAAAGCCGGAGCGCCATCGCGCCCTCGTCGCCCGGCGGCGCGCTCAGCCGCTCGACCCGCGCGAGCCGCCGGCGCCGTCCCTTTGCCTGCCGGCTGTTCTGCCCCGCGATGTTGCGGCGGATGTACTCCTCCTCCGCCGCGATCGCGAGCCGCTGCTGCTCGAACGTCCGCTGCTCGGCGAGGCGGCGCTCGCCGTGTTGGTGCATGAAGCCGGACCAGCCGGCCGCGTATGGTGTCGCTGTCCCGCCCTCGACGTGCAGCACGTGATCGACCACGCGCTCGAGGAAGGCGCGGTCGTGGCTCACCACGAGGCTGGTGCCCCCGAAGCCGAGGAGGTACTGCTCGAGCCACGCGGTGGTCTCGAGATCGAGGTGGTTGGTCGGCTCGTCGAGCAGGAGCAGATCCGGCGCGGCGACGAGCTGGGCCGCAAGGCCGAGCCGCCCCCGCTCGCCGCCGCTCAACCCGGCGATGCCGCGCGTGCGCGCCTCCGCTGGATCGAACCCGAGCCCGTGCAGCACCGCATCGACGCGCGCGGCCACGCGGTAGCCGTCCTCGCGCTGGAAGCGTTCCAGCTGGTGGCCGTACCGCTCGAGCAGCTCCGGAGGGCAGCGCTCGCCGAGCGCGGCGATCCGGTCCGCCAGCTCGGCCAGCTCGCGCTCCCGCGCAAGCAGGCCCGCGACCGGCGCCGCAGCCACCTCCCACGGCGACGCGAATTCGGTGAATTCCCGGTGCTGGTCTAGCAGCCCCACCCTGAGCGCCGCCGCCCGCGACACCACCCCGCGCGTGGGCGCAAGCTCGCCCTCGATGAGGCGGAACAGCGTCGTCTTGCCCGTTCCGTTCCGGCCTACCACGCCCCAGCGGTCCCCGCGCGCCACGGTAAACGTGACCTCGCGCACGAGCGGCACGCCGGCAAAGGCGATGGTGATATCGGCGAAGGAGAGGACGGTCATGCGGGCGCTGCGTCGCGCGCCCCGAGCACGCGCTGCACCGCGGCCTCGCACTCCGCGTCCGCCAGCGCATGATCCGCGGCCTTGGCCGCCGCGAGCAGCGCCGCGATGAGCGCCGAGTCCCCCGCGTCGTAGCCGTGCATGGCGAGCCAGTGCCGCACGTTCGATTTGCCCGACATCGGCGAGATCGCGATCCGCTGCGCGAGCCCGAACTCGCGGGCCGGCAAGCTCGAGTAGAGCGCGTCGGCCAGCGCATCGTCCCCCCGCCCGAGCGCCTTGAGCACGGCCGCCGCGTGCACGCCGCTCGCCGTACGGAATGCATCGCCGCCCACCACCGGGTGGTTGGCCGGGATCGCGACCCCCATCGCACGCGCGGCAGTGATACAGTATTCGGGAAGCCGGGTGAGGTCACCGTATGTGCAACCGCGAAGCCCGAGATTGGCGAGCAGCAACTCCATCTCCGCGTTGCCCGCGCGCTCACCGGTGCCGAGCGCGGTGGCGTGCACCCGGTCCGCACCGGCGTCGATCGCCGCGAGGCAGTTTGCCAGCGCGAGTCCGCGATCGCGGTGCCCATGCCAGTCGATGCCTACCGGCTCAGGCGAGGGCGCCACGACCTCTTCCCGGACGAATTGCACCAGCCGCCGGACACCCTCCGGCGTGGCGGAGCCCGCGGTGTCCGCGAGGCAGATGCGCCGCGCGCCGCACTGGACGGCCGCACGCCCGAGGGTGCGGAGCGTGGCGGGTGCCGCGCGACTCGCGTCCTCCGCCACGAACATGACCGCGAGCCCCTGGCCCACCGCGAACCGCACCGCCCGCTCGAGCGCGCCGACCATCCCGCCGAGCGTCCACCCCTCCGCCGCCATGCGCACGCCCGAAGTGCCGATGAACGCCGCCGCCTCGAGCGCCACGCCGGTCTCGGCCTGCACCGCCGCGATCGGCGCCAGGTCCGCCTCGAGCGTGCGAGCCGCGCAGTTGCCCGCGAGCGGCAAGCGCGCCCGCGCGATTTCCGACGCGAGCAGCCGAGTCTGCGCGAGCATCCGCGGCCCCGCCGCCGGATATCCCAGCGTAACCGCGCCGATGCCGAGCTCAGCCATCAAGTGCAGCAGACGGAGCTTCAGGTCCGGGCCGGGATCGATTGCCGAGGGGCTCTGGAGACCGTCGCGGAGGGTTTCGTCGTTGAGCGCGGGGCACCGGACAGCCGCGGGCGACGGCGGTCGCTCGCCGTTCCAATCGTGGATCAGGCTCTCGGGGTTCAGGATTCGGGGCGCTGAGCGTAGCGCAGCTCACCGAGGAGCGCGCGGGCAGGAATCCCCTCGCGGCTCAGGCGCAGCACCAGCTCGCCGGCGCCGGCGCGCACCACGATGCCCTCGACGCGCACCTTGGAATCACGCTGGAGCCACACGGTGCCCTCGACGATCGAGCCGAGCAGCCAACGCTCGGGATCGCCGCAGC containing:
- a CDS encoding VOC family protein, which translates into the protein MKRVTGIGGIFFKAKDAPALQAWYKRHLGIDVQSWGGAAFTWTDGEGKPVAGTTAWSIASAQSDQFAPSTAPFMVNYRVDDLHALVKVLREEGCNVLEKIDDSEYGKFAWVIDPEGNKVELWQPPAGQ
- a CDS encoding LeuA family protein, whose translation is MLNPESLIHDWNGERPPSPAAVRCPALNDETLRDGLQSPSAIDPGPDLKLRLLHLMAELGIGAVTLGYPAAGPRMLAQTRLLASEIARARLPLAGNCAARTLEADLAPIAAVQAETGVALEAAAFIGTSGVRMAAEGWTLGGMVGALERAVRFAVGQGLAVMFVAEDASRAAPATLRTLGRAAVQCGARRICLADTAGSATPEGVRRLVQFVREEVVAPSPEPVGIDWHGHRDRGLALANCLAAIDAGADRVHATALGTGERAGNAEMELLLANLGLRGCTYGDLTRLPEYCITAARAMGVAIPANHPVVGGDAFRTASGVHAAAVLKALGRGDDALADALYSSLPAREFGLAQRIAISPMSGKSNVRHWLAMHGYDAGDSALIAALLAAAKAADHALADAECEAAVQRVLGARDAAPA
- a CDS encoding glycosyl hydrolase — protein: MRGDIGRVARTSATIAAAVGLLATTAVAQAPKLDPRASSDTGAFAALTWREIGPYRGGRSVAVAGSAARPNEYYMGTTGGGVFKTTDGGLNWHAVSDGYFGGTIGAVAVSESKPDIVYVGTGEFDIRGNVSHGDGVYRTDDGGKTWRYLGLAETRQISRVLVHPKNPDVVYVAALGHVWAPNLERGIYRSTDGGVTWKKILFRNDSTGAIDLAFDPSDPATLYAAFWQAGRMPWKLVSGGAGSGIFKSTDGGTTWKELTRNPGLPRGIIGNIGLAVSPAKPSRVWAIVEADSGGVFVSDDAGDHWRRVNSERKLRQRAWYYTRITADPRDTNTVYVNNVRMQRSTDGGRTFKAVRAPHGDSHALWIAPDDPMRMVEGDDGGATVSRDGGHGWTPQAYATGQFYHVSTTTHFPYRVCGAQQDNTTLCGPSRSEDGIGIGEWYDAGGGESGYVVTRPDEPDIMYAGSYGGYLTRRDARTGLMRDVNPWPRNPMGHSAADIRYRFQWTYPILVSPDDPKTLYAGANVLFRSTDEGEHWDVISPDLTRHDPKTLGPSGGPITKDQTSVEYYGTIFTIAESPKTRGVLWTGSDDGLVYLSRDGGGSWTNVTPTDMAPFTRVSMIEASPHAPGTAFVAANRYQLDDLRAYGWRTDDYGATWRRIDAGLEPPAFVRVVREDPARADLLYAGTERGVMVSFDGGAHWRSLQRNLPPVPVHDLAVKSGDLVAATHGRGFWILDDLSMLRQFTTDSGAAGSGVAHLYRPRDAYRIQWGRAEPGSGANPPSGAVVWYSLSKPREHVTLQFFDSAGALVRRFTSDPDSLTAADSLAFESRVDSLERLGVSRASGEELARREGEEPEEGEGPPTAPRPPRVGNKAGLNRFVWDLRAPDAVGFDSLVFWAGTLRGPVVPPGRYSVRMSVGGAQSTDTFAVLKDPRTSATPADLAEQYALLIKIRDRTSAANEAVRNIRRVRAALEDREHRAPTGSAAGLARVARPFVARLDTIEAALYQVKNRSSQDPLNYPIRLNNEIAALAGVVASTEAKPTAQSYAVFEKLSAELDGWLARFTAELNRGVPAVNAELGRLKLEPIEMPDHPSSELL
- a CDS encoding helix-turn-helix domain-containing protein, with amino-acid sequence MADTHDRLLEVTARIFAEAGYHGTTTRRIAQEAEVNEVTLFRHFGTKEALIREALSSANLRSRPMLDSAAPDPSGELERWALAAFHRFYQHRNLIRRLMGDSVERPEIAPTFCQDANEEYRQLARFLETLKSQGEVRADLDVLPASGMLVGALLSNALWRDLFPDVEPAEDTVRGYVSVLRRAAGLERKAKR
- a CDS encoding ABC-F family ATP-binding cassette domain-containing protein; the protein is MTVLSFADITIAFAGVPLVREVTFTVARGDRWGVVGRNGTGKTTLFRLIEGELAPTRGVVSRAAALRVGLLDQHREFTEFASPWEVAAAPVAGLLARERELAELADRIAALGERCPPELLERYGHQLERFQREDGYRVAARVDAVLHGLGFDPAEARTRGIAGLSGGERGRLGLAAQLVAAPDLLLLDEPTNHLDLETTAWLEQYLLGFGGTSLVVSHDRAFLERVVDHVLHVEGGTATPYAAGWSGFMHQHGERRLAEQRTFEQQRLAIAAEEEYIRRNIAGQNSRQAKGRRRRLARVERLSAPPGDEGAMALRLSTPGRGGDQVLVAERLRLEAAGRTLLEDFTATIRRGEVVGLIGPNGAGKSTLLHAIAGERQPEAGMVRVPPSLAVAYYRQDLTQVPTELTLYDVIAGLRPHWGRGAVQDHLGRFGFSGDEVLRVAGTLSGGERARLALAMLMLESAHLLLLDEPTNHLDVESIEALEDSIEAYDGSIILVSHDRELLRAVTTRVWRLAEGRITDFGGGFAEWEESGAPRGERRHAPPDLAARRRVRDKESRRAADAERRGRRSSLRAGRRELAEAEAAAHAAEGRVAELAARLDEPADYTAPDARERAGALSAELARARQALDAALERWAAAGAAMEALEATDPAEP